The Acinetobacter pittii genome contains a region encoding:
- a CDS encoding lysozyme inhibitor LprI family protein, translating into MKILIALSLTTIPFATYAMCENERNNGTTISINECYKKEVQKSDKKIMQVYTNYKNTLSANEQKNLLEVQRSWISYKMKQCNFEVASYGTIAGQLHAQCMINMNNRRINELKYMQDCGLESSSNFCMNYRPA; encoded by the coding sequence ATGAAAATACTTATTGCCCTAAGTTTAACTACTATTCCATTTGCAACCTATGCAATGTGCGAAAATGAACGCAACAATGGAACTACTATCTCAATTAATGAATGTTATAAAAAAGAAGTTCAAAAATCAGATAAAAAAATAATGCAGGTTTATACAAACTATAAAAATACTCTCAGCGCTAATGAACAAAAAAATTTATTAGAAGTCCAACGTTCTTGGATAAGTTATAAAATGAAACAATGTAATTTTGAAGTTGCTTCCTACGGAACTATCGCTGGACAATTACATGCTCAATGTATGATTAATATGAATAACAGAAGAATTAATGAACTCAAATATATGCAGGATTGTGGCTTAGAAAGTTCATCTAACTTCTGTATGAACTACAGACCTGCTTAA
- a CDS encoding GTP pyrophosphokinase family protein produces MTENEFLERWLTEEPIYTAWGEYIVSQIVNSLVTHQIESDVFLKIPVKVRTKNRKSLIDKAFYRNKPYIDPYLEIEDKVGIRFVVLLTDEVAKIGQIIQSHEKWTTLVARDFEEEKSKDPLLFSYQSMHYILRPKDEIEYKGIKITSDITCEVQIRTLLQHAHAELTHDAVYKSKRKVKPTVLRTVAKCMALIETTDNFFVETTNDLNAGPITEFKIIERLDSLYLSKTGLYSKNQKSSLIVFDTFEEFINDQLIDNISSLLEVHPYLVNKIKQRYASFNFYQQSYILFVYWLIENRKYYVTEQWPLDYKIIEYLATDIGISLLN; encoded by the coding sequence ATGACAGAAAATGAATTTTTAGAAAGATGGCTTACTGAAGAACCTATCTATACTGCATGGGGAGAGTATATCGTCTCTCAAATAGTTAATTCTTTGGTAACCCATCAAATTGAATCGGACGTATTTTTAAAAATTCCAGTTAAAGTAAGGACAAAAAATCGGAAATCTCTAATTGATAAAGCTTTTTATAGAAATAAGCCTTATATAGACCCCTACCTAGAAATAGAAGATAAAGTTGGAATTCGATTTGTAGTTTTATTAACTGATGAGGTTGCAAAAATAGGTCAAATTATACAATCACATGAAAAATGGACAACCTTAGTAGCTCGAGACTTTGAAGAAGAGAAAAGTAAAGACCCTCTACTTTTCTCTTATCAATCAATGCATTATATTTTAAGACCTAAAGATGAGATAGAATATAAAGGAATAAAAATAACTTCAGATATTACTTGTGAAGTGCAGATACGCACTCTTTTACAACATGCACATGCTGAGTTAACTCATGATGCTGTTTATAAAAGTAAACGAAAGGTAAAGCCTACAGTTCTCCGGACTGTAGCTAAGTGTATGGCTTTAATTGAAACAACCGATAATTTCTTTGTTGAAACTACTAATGATCTTAATGCGGGACCTATTACAGAATTTAAAATTATTGAGAGATTAGATTCCTTATATCTATCAAAAACTGGTTTATATTCTAAAAATCAGAAATCATCTTTAATTGTTTTTGACACCTTTGAAGAATTTATTAATGATCAACTTATAGATAATATTTCAAGTCTTTTAGAAGTACATCCATACTTAGTCAATAAAATTAAACAGCGATATGCTTCTTTCAATTTCTATCAACAAAGTTACATTCTATTTGTCTATTGGTTAATAGAAAATAGAAAATATTACGTAACTGAACAATGGCCACTAGATTATAAAATTATCGAGTATCTGGCGACAGATATAGGTATTAGCTTATTAAATTAA
- a CDS encoding pirin family protein: MKKFLGAYQNNHMHWVGDGFPVYNLFSYDRLGQTLSPFLLLDYAAPYTFSPTTEQQGVGSHPHRGFETVTIAYQGEVTHKDSSGGGGTIKTGDVQWMTAGAGVLHEEFHSPEFAEHGGLFEMVQLWVNLPAHSKMTPGKYQAIEAKDIPDIALDEHGSHLRVIAGEYADAKGAATTFSPLNVWDGKLAKGQKHTLYVPEGHTTLVVILDGAVVVNDANRLEGKTVAILSREGVEFSLNAEEDTKFLVLTGQPLNEPIEGYGPFVMNTKAEIMEAINDFNRGKFGSIMQEA; this comes from the coding sequence ATGAAGAAATTTCTTGGTGCATATCAAAATAACCACATGCATTGGGTGGGTGATGGTTTCCCTGTATATAACCTATTCTCTTATGACCGTTTAGGCCAAACCCTAAGCCCATTTTTGCTACTAGATTATGCAGCGCCTTATACATTCTCGCCAACAACTGAACAGCAAGGTGTAGGTTCACATCCTCACCGTGGCTTTGAAACAGTGACCATCGCCTACCAAGGTGAAGTAACTCATAAAGATTCAAGCGGCGGCGGCGGAACCATTAAAACTGGTGATGTGCAATGGATGACTGCGGGTGCAGGCGTGTTGCATGAAGAGTTCCATTCTCCTGAATTTGCAGAGCATGGTGGTCTGTTTGAAATGGTGCAATTGTGGGTAAATTTACCTGCTCATTCAAAAATGACGCCTGGAAAATACCAAGCAATTGAAGCGAAAGATATTCCAGACATTGCACTAGACGAGCACGGTAGTCATTTACGTGTGATTGCTGGTGAATATGCAGATGCAAAAGGTGCTGCAACTACATTTAGTCCATTAAATGTATGGGATGGTAAATTGGCTAAAGGCCAAAAACATACCCTCTATGTGCCTGAAGGTCACACCACGCTTGTTGTGATATTAGATGGCGCGGTTGTGGTTAATGATGCAAATCGTCTTGAAGGTAAAACCGTTGCGATTTTGTCTCGTGAGGGGGTCGAGTTTAGTTTAAATGCAGAAGAAGACACTAAATTCTTAGTGTTGACTGGACAACCACTCAATGAACCAATCGAAGGTTATGGTCCATTCGTAATGAATACCAAAGCTGAGATTATGGAAGCGATTAATGATTTTAATCGTGGAAAATTCGGTTCAATCATGCAAGAAGCATAA
- the chiG gene encoding SAM-dependent methyltransferase, with the protein MKTKVRAALSRFIPHKYAIDASSLGDDQELAWTNLGFWKNTQNYREACRQLADHLAQAVNLNSKDHLLDLGCGQGASLLHWLQHYQPKSLSAVDLQAQCVYKIQNLIPEISQIFCGSFLNLKQFEFKQGFDVVMCIDAAYHSNLNSFLDSIALVLNSKGRLGFHYLMRSDSCQNMTALQEQKHRYLLKAANVAWDAVPNEKMLRTTLEQQGFVDIQIEDLSEQVLLGFSKYIQNQQGQKQSRGLANFKIQMTAKLCQQLYQNGYVRYIQITAIKK; encoded by the coding sequence GTGAAAACAAAAGTTCGAGCAGCTCTCTCTCGATTCATTCCTCATAAATATGCAATTGATGCATCAAGCTTAGGGGATGATCAAGAGCTTGCTTGGACAAATTTGGGTTTTTGGAAAAATACTCAAAACTACCGTGAAGCTTGTCGCCAATTGGCTGACCATTTGGCACAAGCTGTCAATTTAAATTCAAAAGATCATCTCTTAGATTTAGGCTGCGGACAGGGTGCAAGTTTGTTGCACTGGTTACAGCATTATCAGCCTAAAAGCCTCAGTGCAGTTGACTTACAAGCCCAATGTGTTTATAAAATTCAAAATCTTATTCCCGAAATAAGCCAGATTTTTTGCGGTTCATTTTTAAATTTAAAACAATTTGAATTTAAACAAGGCTTCGATGTGGTGATGTGTATTGATGCGGCTTATCACAGCAATTTAAATTCATTTCTAGATTCCATCGCTCTAGTTTTAAATTCAAAAGGACGATTAGGTTTTCACTACCTAATGCGTTCCGATTCATGTCAAAACATGACCGCTCTACAAGAACAAAAGCATCGTTATTTACTCAAAGCAGCAAATGTCGCTTGGGATGCTGTGCCAAATGAAAAAATGCTGAGAACTACCTTGGAACAACAAGGTTTTGTCGATATTCAAATTGAAGATTTATCTGAGCAAGTGTTACTCGGTTTTTCGAAATATATTCAAAATCAACAAGGACAAAAGCAAAGCCGAGGATTGGCAAATTTTAAAATTCAAATGACTGCAAAGTTATGCCAACAACTCTACCAAAATGGATATGTACGTTATATTCAAATCACAGCAATAAAAAAATAG
- a CDS encoding McrB family protein, which yields MNVELLKELYKELINIDQLEGWYKSYKSRVSEVEEMREKMTKGYKLNPQSDEKFLLSLLKIQKNGIASRGQSNISDVAYNELINNKEFLEILENVIKEPTYENYINFRRVSKRILTLVGSNNFPLIFNRAVAACNLDLSTVVDESKFHQLFKYLDKEKILDIPQEVKDKNWYAQNIFLVSKFREILSDLKGIVEIDKYWINIFIWEIYVKKVELSKQKISVPNKVDTDEGVSETNRYDEKKMQKIVQPLNRILFGAAGTGKTYHTINHALSILDDETLEELEKVERIELKNRFDQYKENGNIKFVTFHQSFSYEDFIEGIRAEVSNGGLSYSIKPGVFKELCEKAAINKKATDESIKIAISELTEKAKNEEITFYTKKGAEFKVKSNSSGTLIATTSKDTEVTLAKSYITNYLLNQSDEIIDQRSYEWAIAKSLRTVIDYRSNTSKENNERFILIIDEINRGNISRIFGELITLIEDSKRQGNDEELSTILPYSKEEFSIPNNLYIIGTMNSSDRSLTGLDVALRRRFEFIEMPPKPELLRDQEENEIEIDGINIVKLLTVMNQRIEILLDRDHCIGHANFMPLKVEPRIEKLSKIFQQKIIPQLQEYFFEDWEKIDAVLNGNGMLHKKYDPSSQNRLFKDQSLINRSIWEIKPEAFNNVKNYIAIYNETSEVENDLNGY from the coding sequence GTGAACGTTGAGTTATTAAAGGAATTATATAAAGAATTGATAAATATTGATCAATTAGAAGGATGGTATAAGAGTTACAAATCTCGAGTTTCCGAAGTTGAAGAAATGAGAGAAAAGATGACTAAAGGCTATAAATTAAATCCTCAAAGTGATGAGAAGTTCTTATTATCTTTATTAAAAATTCAAAAAAATGGAATAGCTTCAAGAGGACAGTCTAATATTAGTGATGTAGCTTATAACGAATTAATAAATAATAAGGAATTTCTTGAGATTTTAGAAAATGTAATCAAAGAACCAACCTATGAAAATTATATTAATTTTAGAAGAGTTAGTAAGCGTATATTAACTTTAGTGGGTAGCAATAATTTTCCTTTAATTTTTAATAGAGCGGTCGCAGCCTGTAATCTAGATTTGTCCACTGTTGTAGATGAAAGTAAATTTCATCAATTATTTAAATATCTTGATAAAGAGAAAATTCTTGATATTCCTCAAGAGGTAAAAGATAAAAATTGGTATGCCCAGAATATTTTCTTAGTAAGTAAATTTCGTGAAATACTAAGTGATCTTAAAGGTATAGTTGAGATTGATAAGTATTGGATAAATATATTTATATGGGAAATATATGTAAAAAAAGTCGAGCTTTCAAAGCAGAAAATTTCAGTACCAAATAAAGTGGATACCGATGAGGGTGTATCAGAAACCAATAGATATGATGAGAAAAAAATGCAAAAGATAGTTCAGCCATTAAACCGTATTTTATTTGGTGCAGCAGGAACAGGGAAAACATATCATACAATTAATCATGCACTTAGTATTCTAGATGATGAAACATTAGAAGAGCTGGAAAAAGTAGAACGTATAGAACTGAAAAATAGGTTTGATCAATATAAAGAGAATGGCAACATTAAGTTTGTTACCTTCCATCAGAGCTTTAGCTATGAAGATTTTATAGAAGGTATTCGTGCAGAAGTAAGCAATGGCGGTCTTAGCTATAGTATTAAACCAGGTGTTTTTAAAGAGCTGTGTGAAAAAGCGGCTATTAATAAAAAAGCGACTGATGAAAGTATAAAAATTGCTATTTCAGAATTAACTGAAAAGGCAAAAAATGAGGAAATTACTTTTTATACAAAAAAGGGAGCTGAATTTAAAGTTAAAAGTAATTCAAGTGGTACGCTAATCGCGACTACTTCTAAAGATACCGAAGTAACATTGGCAAAAAGCTATATCACTAACTATCTATTAAATCAGTCTGACGAAATAATTGATCAAAGAAGTTATGAATGGGCAATCGCTAAATCTTTACGTACAGTAATTGATTATAGATCTAATACAAGCAAAGAAAATAATGAACGTTTTATTCTTATCATTGATGAAATTAATAGGGGGAATATTTCCCGTATTTTTGGTGAGTTGATTACTCTAATTGAAGATTCTAAACGTCAAGGCAATGATGAAGAGTTAAGTACAATTTTGCCTTACTCAAAAGAAGAATTTAGTATTCCCAATAATCTTTATATTATCGGGACAATGAATAGTTCAGACCGTTCACTAACCGGGCTGGATGTTGCGTTGCGTCGACGTTTTGAGTTTATTGAAATGCCACCAAAACCTGAGTTGTTAAGAGATCAGGAAGAGAACGAGATAGAGATTGATGGCATTAATATTGTGAAATTACTGACTGTAATGAATCAACGCATCGAAATACTATTAGATAGAGATCACTGTATAGGGCATGCCAATTTTATGCCTTTAAAGGTGGAACCAAGAATCGAAAAATTATCAAAAATTTTCCAGCAAAAAATTATCCCACAATTACAGGAATATTTCTTTGAGGATTGGGAAAAGATCGACGCAGTTTTAAATGGAAATGGAATGCTTCATAAAAAGTATGATCCAAGTTCACAAAATAGATTATTTAAAGATCAAAGCTTGATTAATCGCAGTATTTGGGAGATTAAGCCTGAAGCATTTAATAACGTGAAGAATTATATTGCAATTTATAACGAAACATCCGAAGTTGAAAATGATTTAAATGGATATTGA
- a CDS encoding helix-turn-helix transcriptional regulator, with translation MVKKLKAHERLAERLANIITRLNRGEYLDPNELTLDFGVTKKTIQRDIERLSIAGLPLVIDEKTKKFHLGVNYVGKISPKDIQNFAQLSGITGLYPNLDLSFLRELLDSRSSEVYAAKGYFFENTTHFSELFKLIREAIQDRKHIAFQYNSKLRTVQPYKLIHHHGSWYLAAVRNDQLELRAYRLSRIGNDCQIQHHLDQFEPDMEIIKQLKNEESIWFGKEKKEIVLSVQYQAAEHFEQRQLFPEQQIMKKNDDGSLIISSRIAHQDQIKSLIRFWIPYVKVISPVELQQSVENDLKSYLEISF, from the coding sequence ATGGTAAAAAAGTTAAAAGCTCATGAACGTTTAGCAGAACGGCTTGCAAATATTATAACCCGTTTAAATAGAGGAGAGTATTTAGACCCTAATGAATTGACTTTAGATTTTGGTGTAACTAAAAAGACTATACAACGAGATATAGAAAGGCTGTCAATCGCAGGTTTACCGTTAGTTATAGATGAAAAAACAAAGAAGTTTCATTTAGGAGTAAATTATGTTGGCAAAATCAGCCCTAAGGATATCCAAAATTTTGCTCAGCTTTCGGGAATTACAGGTTTATATCCTAATTTGGATCTATCATTTCTAAGAGAGTTACTCGATAGTCGTTCATCTGAGGTCTATGCGGCAAAAGGTTATTTTTTTGAAAATACAACTCATTTTTCAGAGCTATTTAAATTAATTCGCGAAGCAATACAAGATCGAAAACATATAGCTTTTCAATACAACAGTAAGTTACGTACAGTACAGCCATATAAACTTATACATCATCACGGTAGTTGGTACTTAGCAGCGGTAAGAAATGATCAGTTAGAGCTACGAGCATATCGCTTGAGTAGAATTGGTAACGATTGTCAAATACAACATCATTTAGATCAATTTGAACCTGATATGGAAATAATAAAACAATTAAAAAATGAAGAGAGTATTTGGTTTGGCAAGGAAAAAAAAGAAATAGTATTGTCAGTTCAATATCAAGCTGCTGAACATTTCGAACAAAGACAGCTTTTTCCTGAGCAGCAAATTATGAAAAAAAACGATGATGGAAGTTTGATTATTTCAAGTCGTATTGCGCATCAAGATCAGATTAAATCCTTAATTAGATTCTGGATACCTTATGTTAAGGTAATTTCCCCTGTAGAGCTCCAACAGAGTGTAGAGAATGATCTAAAGTCATATCTAGAGATAAGTTTTTAG
- a CDS encoding GFA family protein, translated as MSAKYQGSCLCGAVSYQSEAEPRYSFNCHCRDCQKATGSAYAPIAFFHQSELKVSGELKYFETLGSSGRSIKRAFCPTCGSQLFGLPEIAPEMISIRAGTLDDPSLYQPRAEVFVSQAYAWDTLNPNLKHFEKMIEKKKEG; from the coding sequence ATGTCAGCCAAATATCAAGGATCGTGTTTGTGTGGAGCTGTGAGCTACCAAAGTGAAGCAGAGCCACGTTATAGCTTTAATTGCCACTGTCGGGATTGCCAAAAGGCCACAGGTTCAGCATATGCACCAATTGCTTTTTTTCACCAATCTGAATTGAAAGTAAGTGGTGAGCTGAAATATTTTGAGACTTTGGGATCTTCTGGCCGATCTATTAAAAGAGCGTTTTGTCCGACGTGTGGTTCTCAGCTTTTTGGCTTACCTGAAATTGCGCCTGAAATGATTTCAATACGTGCAGGTACTTTGGATGACCCGAGTCTCTATCAGCCTAGAGCAGAGGTGTTTGTGAGCCAAGCCTACGCATGGGATACGTTGAATCCAAATCTTAAACACTTTGAAAAAATGATAGAGAAGAAGAAAGAAGGATAG
- a CDS encoding FAD-dependent oxidoreductase — MNIAIIGSGMAGLAAARILKDAGHTITIFEALPGRGMDSHSIEFDGGIIDAPLRVMNPHLWKNTLSLAAHLGIKTFPVRTYMSCSWLFEDRTETWLTTSRSRIGNFPIINNRKGIQQYGWRLVKGMLQLKTAIHQFFKSKNQDITLAEFINQNDIEEVFWHGVVMPVLYTICTCNPKTIGDWPAKNLLEFLRHLTDGDMLLRMKGGTPAFVDSLIKDIDIHSGSAIKKVEQQGEKVLVENSQGEQNLFDRVIVATPTSKIDEFLNPEQFAEDMNLLKQFRFEQGDLVIHTDATVMPPRRKDWSVLSYMMDRKFTRQQFTVWMNAVEPTLVGKNPVFQTWRPVVDIDPKKVISKVTLTRAVVDSQTVALNKELQQRHLDPSRKVFYCGSWSCDGLPILESAVTSAMHIAEILGAPLPFVGLKPKVEVAPELGY, encoded by the coding sequence TTGAATATCGCAATTATTGGCAGTGGAATGGCAGGGCTTGCGGCAGCAAGAATTCTGAAAGATGCAGGGCATACGATCACGATATTTGAAGCACTTCCTGGCCGGGGAATGGATAGCCATAGCATTGAGTTCGATGGTGGAATTATTGATGCACCGCTACGTGTGATGAATCCTCACTTATGGAAAAATACACTTAGCCTTGCTGCTCATTTAGGCATTAAAACTTTCCCAGTTCGTACTTATATGTCTTGTAGCTGGTTATTCGAAGATCGTACGGAAACATGGTTAACGACTTCTCGTAGCCGTATTGGTAATTTCCCGATTATTAATAACCGTAAAGGCATCCAGCAATATGGCTGGCGTCTTGTGAAAGGGATGTTGCAATTAAAAACTGCGATTCACCAGTTTTTCAAATCTAAAAATCAAGATATTACCCTCGCTGAATTTATTAATCAGAACGATATTGAGGAAGTATTCTGGCATGGTGTGGTTATGCCAGTGCTCTATACAATCTGTACATGTAATCCAAAAACAATTGGCGATTGGCCTGCAAAAAACTTACTTGAGTTTTTACGTCACTTAACTGATGGCGACATGTTATTGCGCATGAAAGGTGGTACACCTGCATTTGTAGATAGCTTGATTAAAGACATCGATATTCATAGCGGATCGGCAATTAAGAAAGTTGAGCAACAAGGCGAAAAAGTACTGGTTGAAAATAGCCAAGGTGAACAGAACTTATTTGATCGAGTAATTGTTGCAACGCCAACATCTAAAATCGATGAGTTTTTAAATCCTGAACAGTTTGCAGAAGATATGAACTTGCTTAAGCAATTCCGCTTTGAACAAGGCGATCTTGTAATTCATACCGATGCGACAGTCATGCCGCCACGCCGTAAAGACTGGTCAGTGTTGAGCTACATGATGGACCGTAAGTTTACGCGTCAGCAATTTACAGTTTGGATGAATGCGGTTGAGCCAACACTCGTGGGTAAAAATCCTGTATTCCAAACTTGGCGTCCAGTGGTTGATATCGACCCTAAAAAAGTTATTTCAAAAGTGACTTTAACGCGTGCGGTTGTAGATTCACAAACGGTTGCTTTAAACAAAGAATTGCAACAACGCCATTTAGACCCAAGCCGTAAAGTATTTTACTGTGGTTCATGGTCATGCGATGGCTTGCCAATTTTAGAGTCAGCAGTTACTTCTGCCATGCATATTGCTGAAATTTTAGGTGCACCTTTACCATTTGTAGGCTTAAAACCTAAAGTGGAAGTTGCTCCAGAACTCGGCTACTAA
- a CDS encoding LysR substrate-binding domain-containing protein codes for MLKHSNLKFKWIDRTLISSFDDFYYFYLVVKHGGFSAASDAENISKSKLSRRIIELENKFNVSLIQRTTRHFKVTDLGQEFYEECCKVITQVECAENVLLKQKSEPQGLVKISCPPLMMHFQIRKILNQFLKTYPKVEISLELTSRRVDILHDDIDLAIRTNFEPNEDSNLIVRDVIKTDHCLVASPELLQGRIIEHYSELQDFPSISLGTQKQNPIWHLCNIRNGESVDVPYQPRIKSNDLAGVYYAVMDGLGIADLPFLTVESEIRKGTLIHILPDWKSNIGTLQLVYVSRKGQRLVVEKLIETLIDELRRLPESRDGYLST; via the coding sequence GTGCTTAAGCACTCTAATCTTAAATTTAAATGGATTGATCGGACATTGATAAGTTCTTTTGATGATTTTTATTATTTCTATTTAGTCGTAAAACACGGCGGCTTTAGTGCAGCCAGTGATGCTGAAAATATTAGTAAATCTAAGCTCAGCCGACGCATTATTGAACTTGAAAATAAATTTAATGTCAGCCTGATTCAAAGGACAACACGTCATTTTAAGGTGACCGATTTAGGCCAAGAGTTTTATGAGGAATGCTGTAAGGTTATTACTCAAGTTGAATGTGCAGAAAACGTGTTATTAAAGCAAAAAAGTGAACCTCAAGGATTGGTCAAAATTAGTTGCCCACCTCTGATGATGCATTTTCAAATTAGAAAAATTTTAAATCAGTTTTTAAAAACTTACCCAAAAGTTGAGATCTCACTCGAGCTAACAAGCCGTCGGGTAGATATCTTGCACGATGACATCGACCTCGCGATTCGTACCAATTTCGAACCCAATGAAGATTCGAATTTAATTGTTCGTGATGTGATTAAAACGGATCATTGTCTGGTGGCTTCGCCTGAATTACTGCAAGGTCGCATCATTGAACATTATTCTGAATTACAAGATTTCCCAAGTATTAGCTTAGGTACGCAAAAGCAAAATCCTATTTGGCATTTATGCAATATTCGTAACGGCGAATCGGTTGATGTGCCTTATCAACCACGAATCAAAAGTAATGATTTGGCTGGTGTGTATTATGCCGTGATGGATGGTTTAGGCATTGCCGACCTTCCTTTTTTAACCGTCGAATCTGAAATTCGTAAGGGTACGCTTATCCATATTCTTCCTGACTGGAAGTCGAATATTGGAACGCTGCAATTGGTTTATGTTTCGAGAAAAGGCCAACGTCTTGTGGTTGAAAAACTCATTGAAACGCTGATTGATGAACTTAGGCGTTTGCCTGAAAGTCGTGATGGCTATCTATCGACTTAA
- the ycaC gene encoding isochorismate family cysteine hydrolase YcaC, giving the protein MAQDYVRLDKDNAAVLLVDHQAGLLSLVRDIDPDKFKNNVLAVANAAKYFNLPTILTTSFETGPNGPLVPELKKIHPDAPFIPRPGQINAWDNEDFVKAVKATGKKQLIIAGVVTEVCVAFPALSALAEGFEVFVITDASGTFNELTRDAAWDRMSKAGAQLMTWFGMACELHRDWRNDIEGLGTLFSNHIPDYRNLISSYNHNTSQK; this is encoded by the coding sequence ATGGCTCAAGATTACGTGCGTTTAGACAAGGATAATGCTGCGGTTCTTTTAGTTGACCACCAAGCAGGTTTGCTTTCTTTAGTTCGAGATATCGATCCAGATAAATTTAAAAACAACGTACTTGCTGTTGCGAATGCAGCAAAATACTTCAACCTTCCAACAATTTTGACAACCAGTTTTGAAACTGGTCCAAACGGTCCTTTAGTTCCTGAGTTAAAAAAAATTCATCCAGATGCACCTTTCATCCCTCGTCCAGGCCAAATCAATGCATGGGACAATGAAGATTTCGTAAAAGCGGTTAAAGCAACTGGTAAAAAACAACTGATTATTGCAGGTGTGGTAACTGAGGTTTGTGTGGCATTCCCAGCTTTATCTGCTTTGGCCGAAGGCTTTGAAGTATTTGTGATTACTGATGCTTCGGGTACTTTCAACGAATTAACACGTGATGCTGCTTGGGACCGTATGTCAAAAGCAGGTGCTCAGCTGATGACTTGGTTTGGCATGGCGTGTGAATTACACCGTGACTGGCGTAACGACATCGAAGGTTTGGGTACATTGTTCTCAAATCACATTCCTGACTACCGTAACCTGATTTCAAGCTACAATCACAACACTAGCCAAAAATAA
- a CDS encoding McrC family protein yields MSNITIREYAYLRVSQNPPLQNHKLDFAEISQSGFDYLFQLNQDLLRNGQRILKLGRTASEIQVQNFVGVIETPCGTEIEILPKHADSVEDNGNARAILIKILKQVLQLPQRDTGLASIEKFKVPLTDWFYAQFLDALQKLYRTGVRFDYQRVEAEENFLRGQLDTAQQMRKPLTRQHQLSIKHDIFTSNRAENRLIRSCIDVVCKRAKTANLWRTSHEFHLLFSEVPQSTNYREDFKKWKNDRLMSHYSDIRYWCELILGNEIPFAVKGINQARSILFPMEKLFEKYVEIQLSKQLIKGAKLVAQKSSKYLAQYNSKDIFNLIPDLAIQYYCEHSKSKKYLILDTKWKLINSNNIEDKFGLKQSDMYQMFAYNHMYQGHTSDIVLIYPKNKNFQIALEPFELNIHKLLKTGLQPKIWVVPFDLERSELILDNLTIAGLHSK; encoded by the coding sequence ATGTCGAATATCACTATCCGTGAATATGCATATTTAAGAGTTTCACAGAATCCTCCTCTGCAGAATCACAAGTTAGATTTTGCGGAAATTTCACAGAGTGGATTTGATTACTTATTTCAACTGAATCAGGATCTGCTCAGAAATGGGCAGCGAATTTTAAAGTTAGGTAGAACAGCATCGGAAATTCAAGTACAGAATTTTGTTGGGGTTATTGAAACCCCATGCGGTACAGAAATTGAGATCTTACCAAAGCATGCTGATTCAGTAGAGGATAATGGTAATGCTAGGGCTATCTTGATTAAAATCTTGAAACAGGTTTTACAGTTGCCACAGCGTGATACAGGTCTTGCCTCGATTGAAAAATTTAAAGTACCTCTAACAGACTGGTTCTATGCACAATTTTTAGATGCTTTGCAGAAACTTTATCGTACAGGGGTGCGATTTGATTATCAGCGAGTAGAGGCTGAAGAAAACTTCTTACGAGGACAGTTAGATACAGCACAACAAATGCGAAAACCTTTAACGAGGCAACATCAATTAAGTATAAAACATGATATTTTTACGTCAAATCGGGCAGAGAATCGGTTGATTCGGTCATGTATTGATGTGGTCTGTAAAAGAGCTAAGACTGCTAATTTGTGGCGAACATCACATGAGTTTCATTTACTGTTCTCAGAAGTGCCTCAATCTACAAATTATAGGGAAGATTTTAAAAAATGGAAAAATGATCGACTAATGTCACATTATTCCGATATAAGGTATTGGTGTGAATTGATTTTAGGCAATGAAATCCCATTTGCTGTAAAAGGTATTAATCAGGCAAGAAGTATTCTATTTCCTATGGAAAAGTTATTTGAAAAATATGTAGAAATACAATTATCAAAGCAACTTATAAAAGGAGCAAAGCTTGTGGCTCAGAAATCTAGCAAATACTTAGCTCAATATAATTCAAAAGATATATTTAATTTAATACCAGATTTAGCTATCCAATATTATTGTGAACACTCAAAGTCTAAAAAATATTTGATCCTTGATACTAAATGGAAGCTTATTAATAGCAATAATATAGAGGATAAGTTTGGATTAAAACAAAGCGATATGTATCAGATGTTTGCCTATAACCATATGTATCAGGGCCACACATCAGATATTGTATTAATCTATCCAAAAAATAAAAATTTCCAGATAGCACTAGAACCGTTTGAGTTGAACATTCATAAATTATTGAAGACTGGACTGCAACCAAAAATTTGGGTAGTTCCATTTGACTTAGAACGTAGCGAGCTTATTTTAGATAATTTGACGATTGCTGGGTTGCATTCTAAATGA